Genomic DNA from Telopea speciosissima isolate NSW1024214 ecotype Mountain lineage chromosome 2, Tspe_v1, whole genome shotgun sequence:
CCACTCGGCTATTTCTCATTTAAAAGCGATTGTCGGCTCATCTTCCTGTTTCACGACTCATACGAAGTCAAAATAACTGGTGAGAGCACCGAAATtcgaaaaaaaagaagaagagagaaagagagctgTGAACCAGAGCTTAAGAATTGCTGATTTGCAGAAGTAATTAGGCTTTGAATTTTCTGAAAGAAATCAAATGTcggataagaagaaagaaagtcaAGCTCTCCTGCTCGGTCGATACGAGATCGGAAAGCTTCTTGGCCATGGTACTTTTGCGAAGGTCTACCACGCCAGGAACGTTAAAACTGGCGAAAGCGTTGCGATTAAGGTTCTTGATAAGGAGAAAATCCTTAAAGGAGGTTTGATTGCTCATATCAAGCGTGAGATCTCGATCTTACGTCGTGTTCGACATCCCAACATCGTTCAGCTCTTCGAGGTCATGGCTACCAAGGCCAAGATCTACTTTGTAATGGAGTATGTGAAGGGAGGTGAGCTATTCAATAAGGTTGCTAAAGGTCGGTTAAAAGAGGAAGTTGCGAGGAAGTATTTCCAGCAGCTTATCTCTGCTGTCGGATTCTGCCATGCGAGAGGTGTTTACCACCGAGATCTCAAGCCTGAAAACCTTTTATTAGACGAGAATGGTGACCTCAAGGTCTCCGATTTCGGCCTTAGCGCTGTATCGGATCAGATGAGGCAGGACGGATTGTTCCACACTTTCTGTGGAACCCCTGCGTATGTTGCCCCCGAAGTTCTAGCTCGCAAGGGCTACGATGGGGCCAAGGTCGATATCTGGTCTTGTGGTgtgattttgtttgttttaatggCTGGTTATCTTCCTTTTCAAGACCAGAACATTATGCAGATGTATAAAAAAATCTATAAAGGGGAGTTCCGATGCCCTAGGTGGTTCTCTCCTGAGCTCTCCCGTCTCCTTTCTCGTCTCCTCGACACGAATCCGGAGACCAGAATCACGATTCCTGAAATAATGGAGAATCGGTGGTTCAAGAAAGGATTCAAACACATTAAGTTCTACATTGAGAACGATCGCCTGTGCAGCTTTGCCGACGACG
This window encodes:
- the LOC122652074 gene encoding CBL-interacting serine/threonine-protein kinase 12-like, with amino-acid sequence MSDKKKESQALLLGRYEIGKLLGHGTFAKVYHARNVKTGESVAIKVLDKEKILKGGLIAHIKREISILRRVRHPNIVQLFEVMATKAKIYFVMEYVKGGELFNKVAKGRLKEEVARKYFQQLISAVGFCHARGVYHRDLKPENLLLDENGDLKVSDFGLSAVSDQMRQDGLFHTFCGTPAYVAPEVLARKGYDGAKVDIWSCGVILFVLMAGYLPFQDQNIMQMYKKIYKGEFRCPRWFSPELSRLLSRLLDTNPETRITIPEIMENRWFKKGFKHIKFYIENDRLCSFADDDVESSSEQSVSESESESETPRLPVLGLPRPASLNAFDIISFSPGFDLSGLFEETGEESRFVSGAPVSKIISKLEEIAKVVSFTVRKKDCLVNLEGSKEGEKGPLTIAAEIFELTPSLRVVEVKKKGGDKGEYDEFCNRELKPVLQTLLLDDSPVPPIIPSDTE